GACTTGTATAAGTGGGAAGAAAAAGATGTATGACAAAAGAAAGTTAATCATGGAGGAGCATTGGAGAGTGAAGATTCTTGTAGAAAGAAAGTCCTGTCCAATACCACTCATTATACCTCCTTTCCTTTAGCAAGAAAATGGAtggatgaaaaataaatccataCCTTAAGAGTGAAAAATGCTCTCCTTCCTAGTTGTTGAGCAGTCAGACTTACCGACAGGACACTGTGTCTCCACCAAATTGACTAGCAATGACAAAACCGGAGGTTAAATTAGAAAATCATAGGTATTTCCCTCCTTTCAATGGAGGATAAATCTAAGTCTATGCATATGACAGAGAGGGGGTCCAAAGTTAAAACCATTTTATGGCATTGCAGATGATAAAAGAATATGATGGAATAATTTGAAGTCTGTTGCAATCTCTAGGTGTAACAGAACAGTTACCCGGCTACTAAAATGGAGCACTTCTTTACCCTACAAGATAATTTGTGTTTTCATCTCTCAGTTTTATTTTCCTGTGTACTGTTTCCAGATTAATTTCTCATGGATTTAACCATTCCATTTTCAGGAATTTCAACTAAAACCACAAGCAAAGGTTGAACCTGCCATTCCAGTTTTATAGTCTTCTGCATGTCATGTTATAAGTGAGATCAAATGCCAGAGTAAATCACTTCGGCAACATGAATATAGATTCCTAATAATTGGATCTTGTGGAAGAACATGGGACCTAGAAGGAGCAGGCCAGAGAGGGTTCATGTGTGCGCATGTGTAGTCCTGCATGGATGAGAGCTAAATTTTAGTTTCAACGAGCTGACATTTtctaagcaaaaaacaaaagaattcgATTCCACAGATGCCACCTGCTTGCTACGTTGTAGTCACCAATAATCACCGAAATGTATTGCCTGTAAGATCAGGTCATGTTCATTGCAACATCCCTTTCAACCATTCTATGTGCCTCTCCATTCCGACAGCCCTCCTTGCTTCAGCTTTCCTCAAGGCTTTTTAGCAGTCATACCAAATCCTAGGTCTGCAAGGCTTCGAGTATCAGCTGGGACATCAAAAGTTTCATAGAAGGACCCAGCTGAAGAGGAAGAGCATCGCAAAATTGGAATGTTTAAAATACAGGTTACCAAACACGTATAAACTTGgcaaaaatgataagaaaataaataaaactggaGAGAGAGATAGGTGATGGGAAAGAAGACCCCTTAGTCCTTACTTTTCCTCGACCATGACAACCCAAGCATTGAGATGGACATCCACTCTTCATGGTGGGCTCTGCATTTTCATAAACAGACAACACAGGTGATACGGACAAGTTATATCAGAGAGGAGAGCTTCTTTGAAAACAAAGATTAACTCTCGAATTCTTCCAAGGTTGACTCATGTGATCACCGAGCAGGTTCACACTCCCATCAGCTCAAGCCAAGCCTACCctgcagcaaaaaaaaaaaaaaaaaaaactttccaaacttttaaccagtcttttttttttttttttttttacttttgcaaCTTTGCTTTTTTAAAGTAACTGAGAAATTTTACATTCCACCGAGTATATTATCTCTCTAGTCCATATAAACATTTTTCACTTGTTTCTATCATGGAACATGCAATGTGCAAATCGCAGTGAGATATTTCACTACATTCCAAATCGAGATATTCAAAAATCCTGCCTCAATTCAGTCAACgttaaccaaacaaaaaaatgctCCGGAATTATGATTATGGCATAGTTTGGGAGGACTTATCATTCTatggaaacaagaaaattatttgaaatgtcAATAATGCAGCACATTAAACTCAAAACTTTTCAGCAGCAAAGCCTTCTTAGGGAACTGAATGGATAATGTGGAGATGGCAATGCCACTCACGTACTCATTATCTTCAGCAGTGTCGCCTTCGTAATGGTTCCACACAAACAACATGTCTGTATGCCCACCAATAAACAAGACTCAGGAGCCAAAAGGTCAAATCATCAGACTTATACCACATAGCAACGTAAATTTGAACACTGGATATTAATCCATGGTTCTGGGAGgagaattgttaaaaaaaataggccCACAAATCGTAATTGGGGAAGTGTCAGCCTGGTTTTTGACAAATTCCTGAAGATCAATATTGCATTGAACTTCATGCATGGCTATCTGATGATGCATAAACCATATGGAGAAAGACAGGAAACAGCATTGGAAGAACTGaagttggattttctttttttacaggTAACAACATTTCAGAAGGCACCTTGATTTAAACGGTAGTTTTTAGTGGGCTCACATATTCTACATCATTGCTTTATATCATTACTTTCATCATTGTGTTTACacctttcctttttaattattattgttctgTAACAAAATTATTGTTTCTTCTAAATTAACAGTTTGCCATTTTGGCCATATAAGTAATCAATTCTTCACTACTTAAAATCACTGATGTAATAAATAAAGCTGGTTGTTACTGTATATGAATTCATTGCAAATGATTCATGTAACATTGTCTAATGATGAATAAATCCAGTCGACCCCATTTTTGCAACATTTACTCATCCATTGAGAAAAGCACTCCTGAGAAAGAATTTGTGTTAGTTCACCATATTGGACAAGAAAAACTTGTTTCAAAGTTACTTTGCCTGGACGACACCAGTACCAATGCCAACTTTCTTTGGTTGTTCTGGTAAAATGAAGAAGGTACTTGTTCAGTTCAAATTCTAAAACACCTACATAGGCAAAAggttttcacaaagtcaaaacCCACAAGCAGCATTTTTTCTGAGGAACTTATCcactataatttctaaaaaaattgctTTCTCTTGTCTGGCAGGACACTTGCAACAAAATGAGGTAAAGCATATTCTGGAAgagaattgttttatatttcaagTCAACATAGCAAAGACAGATAGTTCAAACGCGGagagaagaacaaaaagaaGCTAATAATTCGCGCAAGAGGCTCATAACAAACCAGTTATCAGTTTGTTCAGCTCAATTCTTAAAACTATTAGGGGCATTGCCTTCGAATttaacacaaaacaaacaacatAATTTAGTTTGTATTCCTGGGCCATTTTTCTGTCTATAACCAAAAAGCCAAAATCATGTCCAGGGAAGATAAAGGATTCATTGAGATCATGCACCGAAACAATTTTAGTGATACATTGTTTTACCCTTCCCAATATATTCTACCCTAATCGTAGCACTCAAATCTTCAACTAGAAGTGACAATGAAAACAAATACAAGAGAAAAAGAATTCAATAAATCCTATACTTTCAGAAGCCTACAggggttaaaaaaagaaaaacattacaCTGATGGTGCCTCGACAAAGACTTCGTTGAGCATGTCATCTTCACATCCTGCCATGCGGAACAGCTCTCCatccttctcttcttcatttgaGAAATCACGTCTTTCAAGCTTTGCATGAGCTGCGATGAATATCATCTTCTGAGCCCTTTCAAGGCCCACCCTTGAGTTTCTATGGACACAAAACCATTTCATGCTAGACCAATTGCACTTAAACCCGCTTGAGGTCGCATGGAGGAAGATGAGCCTAACTGCGACCTTGCCCAATGTTTTATACTCACTCAGACAAGTTTCCCATACTAGTCTGCTGCCTTGAGGATTTGCAATTTTCATCTTTCCAGTCAAAGGGTCTCGCTGTTTAACCTGAACAGCCTGTGCATACAGCGGGTCTAACCCATCTGACCTCCATTTCATAAGCTCCATTAAGGCAACATGAGCTTCTTCCCTGGAAGCCAAACGGGTTATAAGCTTATCCACGTCCTTTTCCTGCTCAAGCGTCAAGCATTTGAAAGGTGGTAGGTATTTTCCACTTGTGTCCCGCATCAAATAACGAGGGTCGAGTATAAACGCAGCAGACCAAGCTGGGTGATAGTTCTTTCTGAATCTCTTTTCAACTATTTTCTCAACTTGGCCTTCAGCGATATTGAATCTTGCACACCATTCCTTCACTTTTGCTTTCAGTTCTTGCCAGAGAGGAAGGCAATGCCCTATCAATGGCCGCTCAGCCTCAATCTCTTGAGCCATCCCTCTGATGAGCTTCATTAGTGAATAAACAGCCTCCAACTCATTCCAAAAGACCTCACTTTGAATCATCCCAGAGACCTCTCTAGCGACAGGATCCTCAACACTCATCAACTTATATGACTCATCTAAGATAACCATTTGGAGCACACGGGCACAGCTCAATATATCCTCAAACATTGCATAAACAGGTACAAAGTCCTTTGCACCATCACATTTGCACCAAGGAACTCGAAGCAACCCAGTGTAATCAAGCTCTTGCATCCTGTACTTCTGGAAGCTATTCCTAACTTGAGAtgtattatttacaaaattagcAAGCTTCAAGCAATTCTCAGTAACAGTCTTGAAAAGTTGATGCTCCTTGCCAAAATCCTTGATCAAACTAGTAAACCCCTGAACCTGGCAAGAGAGATTCACCATCCACTGATACTGGATCTCCAAGTTCCTCAATGCCTCAGCCTTGTACTCATCAGAAACTATCCCCACACATCTCTGCAAACCACTGCCACATATCCCCGTCACTGCCTCCCACATAATCTCCTCAGCATACTTAGACGACACTGATCCTCCTCCAGTTAACACTGCCTTGTGATACAAAATAGTTCCATTTGGAAGATTTACACTAAACTTAACCAAATTATCTTCCCCGCTACAACATTTATTACTCTTCCATCCATTACACGCAACTTGAAAGAACATGGCATCTCTAATTCTAGCTTCCACCTCAGATTTTGCCTCGTGAAACCTATTGTCAAGTCTAGCACCAGACAAGCCTCTCCTTGACAAACAAGGCAAACCAACTTGATTAAGAAAAGCCCTAAACTTCGGATGCTCAAGACTTGAATATGATACTGACCCGCAAACCTCATAAAACCAATCACTCAATAACTCAAGAGCAGAATCAACCTGTTCCTTGTTTAACAAAGGACCAGGTGAGGCTTTTGGACTTTTAAGCCTCTTTACACTATCTTCCAACATTGCTAATGCACCTAAATCCTCTTTTCCACCAGATAACACCAAATCGTGACCTTTTGGAGTAAACCCAGAATTAAAGTAACCAACTTGGTCGCAGTATTTATTTGACTCGACTAAAGCTAGAGACTTTATAGCAGTACCCATTTGAGAGCTTCTCTTTCTATGATTATTTGAAGGTGGGGAAGGCAAAGAAGATATAGGCAATGGAGAAATTGCTGAACTGGGCCTTGAAAGTGATACAAAATTAGAACAAGTTCCTTTTTTGAGATGTTCAGTGGCAGTTCTTGATGGGTTTGAAGCAGAAAAAACAGCTTCACACAAACAACACTTAAGTTTAACTGCTTTAGGGAGATTTGTATCAGggtttttaatcaaaattggcTCTAAATGAGCCCAATACCATGCCCCTTTACCCTTTATTGCCTTTGTTTTAACAGTAATCAACCCTTCATATCTCTTGTTCACAGCTCTGATTGCTGTGTCTTCATGCAGAGAAATAGAAGGGTCACTTGGTGTTGAACTTGTTGAAGCCATTAGCTAAAACCGCTGTACCCTGCAGTTTACTTCACTTGGATGCTATGTGTGATCTTTCCATGGTTCATGATGTTTGCAAATGGTAAGGTTGGTGGTTGGAGGATGGTTTTAGTGTGAGTGGGAGGTGTTTGTGGAACTGTCTAGCTGAGGTTGAAGTTCGATGGAGGGAGAGAATTCAAGAGAGGATAGAAATGGTGTTTGGTATAGTGTTCATGTGAAGGGACGGAGGGTAGAGAGGAAATGCAAGGTCTTGTTActtttgtagaaaaaaatattttctacatCAGACCTTTAGTGGTTTGTTTTGTGATTGTTTGCCGTGCGAGGAGGGAGAACTTTTATCCTGAGACAAGCAAAAACAATTGCTTACCTCTGTAAATTGCAAGGgaattaaaagaatttatttagtataatttatttaaaaaatatagatataaaaaaataacttgtaaaatttacaatcaataaaaaaataataaaaatattttgatctaaatttctttattctaatttatttttttttattttttaaaagtgaatcataaaaaataacttaaattgcattatatatataaaaacagaaTCTATTTTTGATGGTGTCTTGGACAGTCATTCACATCCATAACATTAATTTCTTGCATCCCTTCCTTAGACAGAACAACTTGCCGTTCAACCCAAAATCCAAAAGTATGTGTCTACCTGAATTGAACTATAGGACGATGTGAAGTTTCTGACAAATTTAAATTCTATGATTGCACTGAGAAGTTTctgagaaatttaagttctagTGAGATGAAATCTCCCTAAGCATGATAtcatatttagatttatttatttttatattttaaaaattagtttttattttattttttattttaaattaatatattttttaatattttcatattatattgttttgatatacttatattaaaaataattttttaatatattttaaaataactataattatagtCTCAAGtacatctttaaaaaattataaaaatattataatgaagatatataaatataataccaAGTGAAATCACAGGAATTATTACCAACTAAATTCCttagttatattattttattttatttatatttttaatttc
The sequence above is drawn from the Populus alba chromosome 15, ASM523922v2, whole genome shotgun sequence genome and encodes:
- the LOC118056354 gene encoding uncharacterized protein isoform X2 — translated: MASTSSTPSDPSISLHEDTAIRAVNKRYEGLITVKTKAIKGKGAWYWAHLEPILIKNPDTNLPKAVKLKCCLCEAVFSASNPSRTATEHLKKGTCSNFVSLSRPSSAISPLPISSLPSPPSNNHRKRSSQMGTAIKSLALVESNKYCDQVGYFNSGFTPKGHDLVLSGGKEDLGALAMLEDSVKRLKSPKASPGPLLNKEQVDSALELLSDWFYEVCGSVSYSSLEHPKFRAFLNQVGLPCLSRRGLSGARLDNRFHEAKSEVEARIRDAMFFQVACNGWKSNKCCSGEDNLVKFSVNLPNGTILYHKAVLTGGGSVSSKYAEEIMWEAVTGICGSGLQRCVGIVSDEYKAEALRNLEIQYQWMVNLSCQVQGFTSLIKDFGKEHQLFKTVTENCLKLANFVNNTSQVRNSFQKYRMQELDYTGLLRVPWCKCDGAKDFVPVYAMFEDILSCARVLQMVILDESYKLMSVEDPVAREVSGMIQSEVFWNELEAVYSLMKLIRGMAQEIEAERPLIGHCLPLWQELKAKVKEWCARFNIAEGQVEKIVEKRFRKNYHPAWSAAFILDPRYLMRDTSGKYLPPFKCLTLEQEKDVDKLITRLASREEAHVALMELMKWRSDGLDPLYAQAVQVKQRDPLTGKMKIANPQGSRLVWETCLSEYKTLGKVAVRLIFLHATSSGFKCNWSSMKWFCVHRNSRVGLERAQKMIFIAAHAKLERRDFSNEEEKDGELFRMAGCEDDMLNEVFVEAPSVCFRI
- the LOC118056354 gene encoding uncharacterized protein isoform X1, whose protein sequence is MASTSSTPSDPSISLHEDTAIRAVNKRYEGLITVKTKAIKGKGAWYWAHLEPILIKNPDTNLPKAVKLKCCLCEAVFSASNPSRTATEHLKKGTCSNFVSLSRPSSAISPLPISSLPSPPSNNHRKRSSQMGTAIKSLALVESNKYCDQVGYFNSGFTPKGHDLVLSGGKEDLGALAMLEDSVKRLKSPKASPGPLLNKEQVDSALELLSDWFYEVCGSVSYSSLEHPKFRAFLNQVGLPCLSRRGLSGARLDNRFHEAKSEVEARIRDAMFFQVACNGWKSNKCCSGEDNLVKFSVNLPNGTILYHKAVLTGGGSVSSKYAEEIMWEAVTGICGSGLQRCVGIVSDEYKAEALRNLEIQYQWMVNLSCQVQGFTSLIKDFGKEHQLFKTVTENCLKLANFVNNTSQVRNSFQKYRMQELDYTGLLRVPWCKCDGAKDFVPVYAMFEDILSCARVLQMVILDESYKLMSVEDPVAREVSGMIQSEVFWNELEAVYSLMKLIRGMAQEIEAERPLIGHCLPLWQELKAKVKEWCARFNIAEGQVEKIVEKRFRKNYHPAWSAAFILDPRYLMRDTSGKYLPPFKCLTLEQEKDVDKLITRLASREEAHVALMELMKWRSDGLDPLYAQAVQVKQRDPLTGKMKIANPQGSRLVWETCLSEYKTLGKVAVRLIFLHATSSGFKCNWSSMKWFCVHRNSRVGLERAQKMIFIAAHAKLERRDFSNEEEKDGELFRMAGCEDDMLNEVFVEAPSVTTKESWHWYWCRPGKVTLKQVFLVQYGELTQILSQECFSQWMSKCCKNGVDWIYSSLDNVT
- the LOC118056354 gene encoding uncharacterized protein isoform X3 — encoded protein: MASTSSTPSDPSISLHEDTAIRAVNKRYEGLITVKTKAIKGKGAWYWAHLEPILIKNPDTNLPKAVKLKCCLCEAVFSASNPSRTATEHLKKGTCSNFVSLSRPSSAISPLPISSLPSPPSNNHRKRSSQMGTAIKSLALVESNKYCDQVGYFNSGFTPKGHDLVLSGGKEDLGALAMLEDSVKRLKSPKASPGPLLNKEQVDSALELLSDWFYEVCGSVSYSSLEHPKFRAFLNQVGLPCLSRRGLSGARLDNRFHEAKSEVEARIRDAMFFQVACNGWKSNKCCSGEDNLVKFSVNLPNGTILYHKAVLTGGGSVSSKYAEEIMWEAVTGICGSGLQRCVGIVSDEYKAEALRNLEIQYQWMVNLSCQVQGFTSLIKDFGKEHQLFKTVTENCLKLANFVNNTSQVRNSFQKYRMQELDYTGLLRVPWCKCDGAKDFVPVYAMFEDILSCARVLQMVILDESYKLMSVEDPVAREVSGMIQSEVFWNELEAVYSLMKLIRGMAQEIEAERPLIGHCLPLWQELKAKVKEWCARFNIAEGQVEKIVEKRFRKNYHPAWSAAFILDPRYLMRDTSGKYLPPFKCLTLEQEKDVDKLITRLASREEAHVALMELMKWRSDGLDPLYAQAVQVKQRDPLTGKMKIANPQGSRLVWETCLSEYKTLGKVAVRLIFLHATSSGFKCNWSSMKWFCVHRNSRVGLERAQKMIFIAAHAKLERRDFSNEEEKDGELFRMAGCEDDMLNEVFVEAPSV